TGGATGGGTTTGAATTATTGGGTGGATATGAAATGAGTTATGGCTTATATTACATTAATGTGAAAGATCCAAGTTTGAAGAGACAACCTAAACTCTCTGCTAAATGGTACACAAATTTTCTTAAGAGGAAACCAATGGATCCAAAGGTTACATTTGAAATTGGTAAGAATCAACTTTTTCCTTCACATGCATCCTTGCTGGATAATGCCAAGTAATCTCTAGTTTGGGTTCAGATTTTGCTACTTTGTGCTACCACGTGAATGAATAAAATTAGGAGATAGTGTATGATGTCAAATAGGAAACATAGTTGATTTTTATAACAATGTGACATTATGTATCTGTACTATTATATGATGATAGTAGATTAGAGAGGATGATGTCTCAGTTTAAGGTATGAAAGATCTTAGAATGCGGACATTTataaaagtatttatatttaCCTTCTTTCAGAAATACTAACGGAGACTCAAACTCGAGATCTCTCATTTTACCATTAACTCAAACTTTTTGAGTTAAGATATAAGATTAGATAAATAGTATAGTAAATTTATTCTTGCATGCGTTGAAATTCCTATATATACTAATAATGTGTgacaaaatgattttttttgtcacattCTAACtgtgcatatataatataaccgTTCATAAGAATTTGATTCTTAATGCTTTCACCTTGATGTGGTCATTCAAGTTGTTGACTTGAATCCCTCAACAATATGAAATCAAGATATGACATGCTACTTAATCTTTGTTGCCAATTTAACAACATTTGAAGAATATTCATTTCCCTGatcgattatcccaaaagcttaagttGTTAGGATAGGGAcacatcaatgattttatattatttctaacacaaAATACTACCCACATGGCATTATATTGATCAATCCATAAGATCAATAATACATTACCGTAATCATGAATAGTTCACAACAAAGAATATCAAGGCATAAGTTTGATGCAGACATTAAAGTTGTAAATTCAAGCTATAATCCAACAGATCATCACAACAAACAATCTTTTAAGTGCCAGCTTGGCCTCCAACATTATATCACCAAaacaaatcctttttttttattcactaATTAAATATTAGGGTGTTATGATATTAGGGCCGTCCCAAACAGTTTAAAGACctattcaaatataaaaaatgaaccttaatatataaaaaatagtaaaaaaaaactcgagagttatcttttatttaaattgtaaataacaatACTAACTTGTAAATAATATCAATAGAATAAAAGAGTCGTATATTCCAATAtaagaaatgtttttttttttaagcaagaaaTGTTAAgtataaattaatttgcaaatttGACGCAAGGATTAAAATGGCTTAATGGTGGGTGTGTAAATGGTTCTACGTTTTTTACCGCATCAACGTTTCTACTTGTAATGGGATTCCTATATTTTgcggaaaaaaattattggtattaatttaatttaatgactaaaattaaaattatctgAAAAATGAGAATGTTGGGAATGGAAACAAGCACATTGTGCACAAACATCATATTCAACCACATGGCCGttgataaaaatttgatatttaagtgCTTAGAGAAGAAAAGTTATGAAAAACTACTAACCAAGTAAAAGGATAAATAAACGATTGGATTCAAGTGCTTACATATATGAGTTGAAAAGAAAGTAGCAAATAAAAGGGGAAAGGCATAAATGAAAAGGTGGTGGAGTAGAAAACGCCACATTCCACAAGGAAATGGTAAGATCAAATGTAGAATCACCATAAGAGTAAGAGCCTCTTGAGAATATTCAAGTTTGGTTCGAAGTTAGGTTTCTAACCATCATGTAGGATTGGTCCTCATCAATGGCCATTCACATTAGGTCTATCAAATTTTCCGGTTGAGTTTACTATAGACTTTTAATCAAAGAGCTTCAATATCGCGCATCTGTCGCATCTGTCTCTCTATGACAGCAATGGTCTTTAAGAACATTATCTCATACTCTTCGAGGGCTATTAACTCCTCCCTCTCCAAAATTATCTTCTCCTTAGTCGCTAGATGAATATATAGTTTTAACTGCAGTTTCACTTGCTTTAGGTGTTGTAACCGCCGTTCCAGGTCAGCCATGACATGCTGGAAGATGCAACAAACTTTTGTTCATAACTAATAATAACTATTAAGCCATACAGGTTGAACataatataatcatatataGCATATGCAATGATAAGAAATTTATCAATGTGAGAATACCTCATTAGAAGAAGGCTGAAGGAATTCAGGAAAAAGGGAAGATGAGAACGGAGCTAGATGGTCGAAGGAGTCGTCAATCCTAAATGCACAGAACATAAATACTAATCAGTATAAAGTATCACAATTGACAACCAAGCCATTGTTGGTTCACAAATATTGTTCTTGAATACATCAAACATCAATAACAAAAGTCGTTTTATACTACTAGATTTGTCAAGTTAGTTTATGAACAAATAACATGTTAATATACAATTTTAGTTagtgagaacttatgaattaacataaaaacatatttatttgcataactATTTTTCATTCGCTAAAAAATAAACCACTCCAAATGGTCCGATGATTGATTGGTTATCTAAATACAAGGATAGATTCGTATCAAACTCCCAACCAATGGAAATGCAATTTTGGGTCCCTTAATTCATCAGAAACAAAATCATATGTGACACAAAGCCACTTAaatgttacttttattttagtttctttgAAGATTTCCAGTTGATTTTACTTCTGACTTTTAATCAACAGTTCTGCTCTTCCAGTAGTAGGTAAGCAAATCACATAATCAACTATAAATAGtactatatatatgttagtATGAAACTTCGGAAAACAAACTCAATATAAGAACTCACAGAGAGAATTTTGACAAGGACtagaattttttcaaataaCTTCCAGCATAAGTTGAAATAACCTCACAGGAAtatattgaaataaatttttaaatgatttataaAGACTTTTTGTATGTAAAGTAGAAATTAATTGTAACTATCTCAGTTGCCAAGCTCCTATGGACTAGATGCTAATTCAAACTGGTGCTATGTGTGATTCGAATTAAGTGCTTAAACACGTACTCCCTCCTGTCAAATTAAGtgaacttttgcttataattatggCCAGAGAAAGTATTGTGAAAGTTAGGAGCTAATACGTATTACAAACGTACACTATTCACAAAGATTCTAGCTTCAATTTCATTCATCAACCTTGATTGACcttaaaataaagttttatttcaAACCAACATTAAATTTCGTTAGTTAGTACAAGCAATCCTATAATTGCcttaaaaaaacaacttattttgaTGTTGCATATAATAACGTTATTGTGCATGTTCAATTTGATTCTCTGCCCAATTGACCAGTATTTTACCCACTGATTATGAGTTATAACCACAGAGACCTAGGGAAatagaaacagaaaaagaagcaaaagatgAGTGGACATTTCACCTCGAGCATTCTAGGATGTCAACATCTGCCGATGGCGAGTTCTTGAGCAAAAGGTCCAGTATTCCATCAGGTATGAGTGAAGATGGTTTGAATCCTGTTTTTAATTCTTTATCAAAGTTGGTAATTTTCGATGCCATGGATAATCCACATGAAAGTGGCTTCAGCTTTACTTTCAGTGACTTCAAGCTACGCATTAGGGATGCTGATAATAGCTTATCCTTCAAAATATCAGGAACAAAGGAGAGAACCTATGCAATAAGAGATGACAGTGAATTAGAATCAGTTTAATGCAATTTTAAAATTCAGTTgattttttacataagttagaaacataaaagtattttgaaaataaaataaaaattaagccTCAATGTTTACTACTTGTGCAGTGACTTCAAAGCAAGGTCAAGTTAAGCTACCTGCAGCGTACTTGCAGAGACcgtcaatgattttatattaggAAGATCAGACAGCCAACTGAGTAGAACCAAAGGAGGCTCCAAGTAATATGCCAACATGTCCGCATCAATGTTTACTTGTTCAACAGAAGAAAGACTACTTCCACGGAACTTCTGATAAGGAGTACCCATAAAAGAAAATGTACAAAGACTTGGAGCAGATAGCTCGATTTGGTAAACATCGAAAGAATGATTACGCATAGTTAAACTAACTAGCTTCTCACTTGATATGCACAGGATCTGTGCATCCTTCACCGTGCAATTATCAATGATCAAACTATTCAAGCTGTTAAAGGCTGAAAAGGGCTCAACTAGGCCATCGTCACCAGCACAAAAGGCAAAATTTCCTAGATGCAAGAAGGTCAACGCTGTTAAATTCAGTGATTTAGGAAACAATGTTCTCCCGTAATTATAACGACCTTTAGGTGAAACTGATAGCTTAAGTGACGTTAAAGTCTGA
This genomic interval from Trifolium pratense cultivar HEN17-A07 linkage group LG6, ARS_RC_1.1, whole genome shotgun sequence contains the following:
- the LOC123891575 gene encoding F-box/LRR-repeat protein At4g14103-like; the encoded protein is MSEAKLSDLPNCILIHILSFLNTKEAVRTCILSKRWEHIWKYIPTLILHYSDFSTLKSFDKFMYRVLSLRDDSVLPHTIDFDRSGGLKSGLLKKVAYYVLSHNVKLLRLRIDVKGDIGDILPCISSCQTLTSLKLSVSPKGRYNYGRTLFPKSLNLTALTFLHLGNFAFCAGDDGLVEPFSAFNSLNSLIIDNCTVKDAQILCISSEKLVSLTMRNHSFDVYQIELSAPSLCTFSFMGTPYQKFRGSSLSSVEQVNIDADMLAYYLEPPLVLLSWLSDLPNIKSLTVSASTLQVLSFVPDILKDKLLSASLMRSLKSLKVKLKPLSCGLSMASKITNFDKELKTGFKPSSLIPDGILDLLLKNSPSADVDILECSRIDDSFDHLAPFSSSLFPEFLQPSSNEHVMADLERRLQHLKQVKLQLKLYIHLATKEKIILEREELIALEEYEIMFLKTIAVIERQMRQMRDIEAL